From the Clarias gariepinus isolate MV-2021 ecotype Netherlands chromosome 3, CGAR_prim_01v2, whole genome shotgun sequence genome, one window contains:
- the LOC128518681 gene encoding coiled-coil domain-containing protein 106-like, which produces MENSDKSRKSVRTRGKKNDNVEMDALEKTCVSGTSAQTPQQVVSRYKKILRHFSKGGTMSAAFKRVGVDRNTVAVNAPIAELYIAAPDKFKDLLKNHSSQVKLSAFATQCAATINDNSAIEDRIKALKASGKLLPLKRK; this is translated from the exons ATGGAGAACTCCGACAAAAGTCGAAAAAGCGTGCGGACCCGGGGCAAAAAGAATGACAACGTGGAGATGGATGCATTGGAGAAGACGTGCGTCAGTGGCACTAGTG CTCAAACACCACAGCAGGTGGTGTCCCGTTACAAAAAAATTCTTCGGCACTTCAGTAAAGGAGGGACCATGTCAGCTGCTTTCAAACGTGTTGGCGTGGACCGGAACACAgtagcagtcaatgctccaatCGCAGAGCTATACATTGCTGCACCTGACAAATTTAAGGATCTTCTTAAAAACCACAGCAGTCAGGTTAAACTAAGTGCATTTGCCACACAGTGTGCTGCCACAATTAATGATAATTCAGCAATTGAGGATAGAATTAAAGCCCTTAAGGCTTCTGGTAAGCTGTTGCCCCTTAAACGGAAGTGA